GATCAACACTTGATTCAAGAATGTTTGGCAGGTCGTACAGAGGCGTTCGATCAACTGGTTCTGAAATATCAGGATCGCCTGTTTCGAACGTTAGTGCGGATTCTGGGTTCGAATGATGATGCGCGCGATGCGGCACAGGAAGGTTTTACACAGGCTTTTTTTAAATTGAACACATTCAGAGGAACAGCCGCATTTTATTCCTGGTTATTTCGCATCGCCTTCAATGCCGCGATTACTCAGAAAAGAAAAATAAAACGAACTTCCACCACACTGGATACACAAGATAACCCGGCTGGCAATTGGCTGGTTGATACACACCCTGAAAACCGCCCCTCCGATGTTGCCGAACTCTCCGAACGAAAAAAAATGGTCCATCAGGCCTTAAATGAATTACAAGAGGAATATCGTACCCCTCTGATACTGCGAGAACTGGAGGGAATGTCATACGGGGAAATTGCAGAGATCACGGAAATTCCATTAGGAACTGTAAGGAGCCGCATTTTTAGAGGAAGGAACGAATTAAAACAGAAATTGAACACGCTTTTCCAGACCGAACCAGTCTCGCGTGCTTTCAAATCTGACCACGAGTCATCGGTAAGTGAATCAAAATGAGTAGTCAACAACCATCAAACGAAGATCTTTCTGCTTACTTCGATCATGAAGTCTCATCCGAGGAGCGCAGACAATTAGAGTCGCTTCTGGAGAATTCAGTTGAAGCACGGCAGGAACTACACGAAATCGGAGAACTTTCCCGACTTCTTCAGGAAACTGCTACGGAATCTGCCCCACCTGAACTGGCACCTTCCATTCGTAAACGAATTGAGCAGGAAACTCTGCTGACTCAAACAACTCACGCTGCAGTAAAACATACTCCCTCTGTATTTCGTTATCGTATTGCTGTTGCAGTTAGTACCTGTTCTTCACTGGCGGCACTCGTTTTATTCGTATTGTTGATGAACTCTTACGTAACTCCCACCCAACCAGAATTCAGCCAAGGTTTTGCTATATCACGACCGTCTACTCCGCGCTCCAGCATGGAAACTGCAGTTAAAACAACAGAACTCGTTCGAGAAGAAAACGCCAGTGCCGATGTGAGTACAGACGGCGTTAGTGCAGACTTAGAAGCCCACCAAAATGAGAAGGTCACTGCATTACTTGATGTTCTGATGGCCGATAATCAGACTAATCGTCTTGGTCTTAGAGGAAATGTCTCGTCTGGCAAAAAGGAAATGGTCGTCGAAAGTTTGAATGCACCAACGGCAGCTAAATCATTGGGTAAATTCTCGGTCATGAATAAACTTCCTGAGGGTGTTAATTTTAGTGACCATTCTAGCAATAGACTCAGGACTTCTATGGTACCTCCTTCACAAGGGATTCCCGCTCATATTCCTCTCGATACCATTCGTATTGGAGACGTTTTACCTTACATTGGTGATATTGATGGAAAAGTGGCAGTGATTGAAGTTCGTGTTGTCGATGTTCAACAGGCTCTGGGAACGATGGAATTGCTTCTGGCGCGCAACAATATTCCCATTAATCAAAAGAAACAGTCTGAGGTGGAACGCCAGCTTCAGAATCCTCAATCCAGTTCTAAAAGTGAACTCAAAGCCAAAGGGCAATCACTGGCTCAGAGAAGGGACGAATCTGAAAATGAATTGTTTGCTGTCTACGTGGAAGCCACTGACAATCAATTATCTACGGCACTCCAGGAGTTCCAAAACGATCTTAAACGAGATCAGCTTGTGAGCCTCTCATTACAGCCTGCGATTAGCGAACGGTCTCTCACTGAGAAGATTGAAGAACTGCCAAAACTTCTGGCATACAAATCCAACACGCCACGATCTAATCATGATGCTTATTTTGAAGCCAAAAATGGAGCAAAAAAACCTACTGATACTGAAAAATCCAATGGAGCGGCACAAGAAAATCGTTCATCCGCAAAGTTTAAAAAAACGATTGCCGATTCAAAAGTCGGTAAAGATTTAAAACGGGATCTTTCGCGTTCATTTCAGACTCGTTATCGCATGCAACTCCCTGAAGAAACATTAGTACGATCTAAAGCCACCAAAGGCAGAAAATCCATGCTATTGGGGTCATCAGCGGGGGCACTGCCATCACCGGAATCTCCTCTCGCTGCCTCAAAACCGACTGGGAATAAAGCGACCGATAAACTGACTCACCTTACTAAAAACCGTTCTCTACCGTTCTCTAAATCGCGGAATCTCAATCAAACGAAAACACCAATCAAAGTGCTCTTTGTGTTTAAAAACTCAACAGGAACCCCTACCCCGGCAGCTCCTCGCTAAAGGAACTACCAGAGGACAAGAGTTTGATATCGTTGTGAAATCAACTATTTAGCAGCGCCAATACGGCCTTTGGTTTTGGTTGGTATGCGTACCAGATAAGTGTCAGCGGTCAGATAGAGTGTTGAACCATCACCACCCCAGGCGCAGTTGGCTGTGCGCTCACCGGTACTAATTCTGCCCAATAAATCTCCTGATGGGGTAAAAACATAACAGCCACCTGGTCCTGTTGCAAATATGTTGCCCTTAAGATCCGTTTTCATACCATCGGGTAAACCCGGAAGTTTACCAACGGCTGAAGTGGCATCATAGAGTATTTTCCCTTTTTCCAACGTTCCATCTTCGTTCACAGGGAATGCTTTCCAGATTGCCGCCTTGGGATCAGATTGTGCCACATATAATGTTTTTTCATCGGGAGAAAAGGTAATCCCATTCGGGCGTGTCATTTCCTTCGTTAATAAAGTCAACGTGCCATCCTTTGCCAGTCGATAGACACCGCAGAAATCAAGTTCTCTGCGAGGATCGTCATAGCGATTCGGCAGACCATAAGGCGGGTCTGTAAAATAGAGATCGCCATTTGACTTATAAACCCCATCGTTGGGACTGTTGAGTCGCTTACCCATATAGTTATCGACGAGCGTCCGCTTTCCTCCGTCTTTAGTAAGAACCGAAACACGACGATCGCCGTGTTCACAGGAAACGAGACGCCCTTTCTGGTCTAGTAAAAGACCATTCGATCCGGGTTCTCCCCCATATTTGACAACTCCGGTGTATCCAGAGGGTTTCAGAAACAATGAGGCACCAACTCCCTCTTTCCATTTCATTACGGAGTTCTTGGGAATATCCGAAAATAGCAAATATCCATCCTTGGCATCTCCGATCCAAACAGGACCTTCGCTCCAATCAAATCCAGAGGAGAGAACCTGGATCTTGGCATCTTTATCAATGAGTTCATCCAGCCGCGGATCAAGTCTGACCACTTCTCCAATGGTTGGAAAATTCACGGAATCCTGAGCCTGCGTTGCTAATTGAAAGAGACTCAATACGAAAGTGATTAGAATCATGCAGGTGAGTCTAAGTGTTTTCATGTTTTTTTCCCTGTTTTCATTGTGTTTGTTCTGTGTTGATTTCATAGGGAAATCTTGATGCATCAATTCTACAGATTCTTGACAGGAGATGCACGTATAGAGGGAATTTTACTGATTCGAAGCCATAGATTCGTTGCATCTCTAAATCCGCTTTGATAACGTAAAAATTGAACCTTTTGTCTCAGCAGGAGTCTTTTCAGACGTACAATATTTAGTTAGAATCGGATCTATGCTGACAGAAACTGGCAAAATCATCAGCCAGTCGACTTCATGTGGTGGGTATAGCTCAGTTGGTTAGAGCGCCGGATTGTGATTCCGGAGGTCGCGGGTTCGACCCCCGTTACTCACCCTTTTCAATTTTAGTCGAATAGCGCTATCAAATTCTGTATCACAGTTAATACGAAATTAAGAATCACTGTGATTTAGAATCATTCAAAGTCCCCACAAATCTCAGTATGGTGTGCATTCTCTCTGCTACCTCATGTGCTTTGAATCGCCTCTCACGCTAAGTAAAAACGCACACTCTCCCTAATTGGGATGCTTAAACAATCGTTAATCTTGGTATCCAATGATTAGAGGCGTGAGACAGCTACTCTGAATAAACCGTAAAATAGGAATTTTGCGAAAACAGCGCAGATTTACACATATATATGCTTGAGTTCATTATTGTATACGGGCATTATTGTATATGTAATCTATATTCTATCATGCGTTATGAGTATTCATAACTGGCATCAAAGAGTGATCTGGAGAATCGCGAATGTGTCTGCCTCATTCAGGCACACGTCTATTACTATCAACAAACAATCGGGAACCGCGAAAATGAGAAATCTGTTTTTAAAGTCCATGGTATTTGTAATGGCACTTTCCCTGGCGGTGAATTTCACGTGCGCTGATGCAGCAAAAGACCAAGAAATAAAAGACCTAAAAGCAAAGATTAAGCAACTCAATGCCAAATTAAATGACAAAAATAATGAAAACACGATAGAAATTCTTAAAAATGCGACGGCTGAGCAACTTGAAGAACTAAAAGGTGAATGGCAAGAAGCTTCCGTTGCGACCAAAAAAGCAAAAGCAGAACAAAAGAAAAGTCGTGAAGCACTCAAAAGTGTTTTTGATAAATCAAAGGCAATTTTCGAAAATGAAATTACGTCTGAAGAAGCAAAAAAACTAGATCTCGAAGAGGCTGAAAACAGACTTGAAAAGTTCATAAAAGAAGAAGCTGATATTTTAAATCCGTCAGAAGATAAATTATTAAAAAATCTTCTGGAAGCCGTAAAAAAAACAATTGCTGTAGAAAAAATACTTGAAGCAAAAAAAGCTACCGAAGCCAATAAAAAAGCTGCTTATGATGAGTTATTGAATAGTGTAAAAGCAATTGAAAAGACTAATGAAGATAGAGATTCAACTCTCTCTGTTCCAGATTCTCCTTCGAAAGAAAATGAGTTAGCGGCTCTCAATAAGACGGTTATCGATCTTTATAATGCTCATCGAGATGTGATTCAACTCGACCCTCAAAATGATAAAAAAACAATCCCTTTTCTAGTTAAGCTCTATTCAGACCTTCTGGAATCCAGCAAAGGAATTGATTCTAATCAAAAAATTCGGAAGTTGTCAGAAGACCTGATAACCAAGCGTAATGCATTCTTTAAAAAAATGGCTAGGCCAGGCATAGCAATTAAAATTGCTGGAAAGCCAAATACCAGTTCTTTTGCAAGAATTAATGCTAGTAAGAAATGGGAATCACTATTTAAGACAGTAGATAAAGATTTGTCAGTCATAGAACAGCAAGGAAATATTAAACAAACTCGACTTGCATATGATGCGATCAGGAATGGGCTTATTAATAGGCAAAAATATGAGACTGCTCGAAATTTGGGAACAGGAAATGTAACAAGAATACAAAGTACGACCAGCACATCATCTACGAATGTAATCAACCAATTACAGGGTCTTTACCCAAATAGACTACCAGACACTAACAATGCACACAGTCTGAAACGCGCACTAAAATATCGACGAAAAGTTTTACAATATCGACGGAAACTGCAAAAACTGCCTCAACAATAGATCGCAAAGATTATTTTTTCTTTCAAAACTACGACTAGACTAAATTGGAGTTTACCATGCCTGCAACTACTGGGTTCGCCATAGCCACATTAGTCTTGAACATTGCCAAAAGACTCAATGAAAAAAATAAGAGTGATCCGACTCTTTCCGCTGGCAGCATCCCTTCTGAAGTTGGCTTAGCAAATGGTATTCATACGCTAATTGAAGAAGGCTTACTTAAATTAAATCCGATTGATATCGAAACGCCTGAGGTTGTTAGCGATCTACTTTTTGAGCGTGTTCTCGAATCTATTACAAAATTCCAAGAATCAGTGAAGAAGCATGTGACTGTCGATGGAATTCTTGGAAACCAGACTCTTAACTTCCTACAATTACCATCCTGTTTGGGTACAAGAGCATTTCGCACCTTTACAGCAAGTGGTAATAACGCTCCAAACGCATCGCCAGATGGTGGCGAAGATGGTGATGAGCCAAAACTTCGCTATGAAATTGAAATAGATTCATTACCAAACATACCTGATGCAATAGACTTAATTGCTGACGCATGGAGTATCTGGGCTAGTATTATTAAACTGGATATTCAAGAAGCCACTAGTTCTGATTCAGCA
The Gimesia aquarii DNA segment above includes these coding regions:
- a CDS encoding sigma-70 family RNA polymerase sigma factor, whose amino-acid sequence is MSLIRQLDTVTNNDQHLIQECLAGRTEAFDQLVLKYQDRLFRTLVRILGSNDDARDAAQEGFTQAFFKLNTFRGTAAFYSWLFRIAFNAAITQKRKIKRTSTTLDTQDNPAGNWLVDTHPENRPSDVAELSERKKMVHQALNELQEEYRTPLILRELEGMSYGEIAEITEIPLGTVRSRIFRGRNELKQKLNTLFQTEPVSRAFKSDHESSVSESK
- a CDS encoding SMP-30/gluconolactonase/LRE family protein, which translates into the protein MKTLRLTCMILITFVLSLFQLATQAQDSVNFPTIGEVVRLDPRLDELIDKDAKIQVLSSGFDWSEGPVWIGDAKDGYLLFSDIPKNSVMKWKEGVGASLFLKPSGYTGVVKYGGEPGSNGLLLDQKGRLVSCEHGDRRVSVLTKDGGKRTLVDNYMGKRLNSPNDGVYKSNGDLYFTDPPYGLPNRYDDPRRELDFCGVYRLAKDGTLTLLTKEMTRPNGITFSPDEKTLYVAQSDPKAAIWKAFPVNEDGTLEKGKILYDATSAVGKLPGLPDGMKTDLKGNIFATGPGGCYVFTPSGDLLGRISTGERTANCAWGGDGSTLYLTADTYLVRIPTKTKGRIGAAK
- a CDS encoding matrixin family metalloprotease, with protein sequence MPATTGFAIATLVLNIAKRLNEKNKSDPTLSAGSIPSEVGLANGIHTLIEEGLLKLNPIDIETPEVVSDLLFERVLESITKFQESVKKHVTVDGILGNQTLNFLQLPSCLGTRAFRTFTASGNNAPNASPDGGEDGDEPKLRYEIEIDSLPNIPDAIDLIADAWSIWASIIKLDIQEATSSDSANVVIRGAALDGLGAKLADADVGPPEKNLMEVRFDISETWTQDKFLYAAIHEFGHILGLHHTDIPGNIMFKRYQPDIEIGQDDIDRATLIWGARD
- a CDS encoding anti-sigma factor family protein; the encoded protein is MSSQQPSNEDLSAYFDHEVSSEERRQLESLLENSVEARQELHEIGELSRLLQETATESAPPELAPSIRKRIEQETLLTQTTHAAVKHTPSVFRYRIAVAVSTCSSLAALVLFVLLMNSYVTPTQPEFSQGFAISRPSTPRSSMETAVKTTELVREENASADVSTDGVSADLEAHQNEKVTALLDVLMADNQTNRLGLRGNVSSGKKEMVVESLNAPTAAKSLGKFSVMNKLPEGVNFSDHSSNRLRTSMVPPSQGIPAHIPLDTIRIGDVLPYIGDIDGKVAVIEVRVVDVQQALGTMELLLARNNIPINQKKQSEVERQLQNPQSSSKSELKAKGQSLAQRRDESENELFAVYVEATDNQLSTALQEFQNDLKRDQLVSLSLQPAISERSLTEKIEELPKLLAYKSNTPRSNHDAYFEAKNGAKKPTDTEKSNGAAQENRSSAKFKKTIADSKVGKDLKRDLSRSFQTRYRMQLPEETLVRSKATKGRKSMLLGSSAGALPSPESPLAASKPTGNKATDKLTHLTKNRSLPFSKSRNLNQTKTPIKVLFVFKNSTGTPTPAAPR